ATTTGCAAAACGTAAACGACTTACAAGTGCAGACTAATTTAAAGCTATATCATAAACTATTACCGTTGCTTATCATTCCGATATGTTTATTTTTATTTGTGACATTTGGTTGGAGTGCATTTGCGACAATAACAGAGCGGAGCGGACTTAACGGAAACATGTATTACTACTACAATTTGACACGCCTTCAATATTCCTTTTACACAGCACTTATTTCATTTGTTGGACTTTGTTTCATTTTTTTATTAACCGCCTACTTATTTAAAGGAAGCCCTTCAAAGCTGACAAAACTATTTTGGTACTTTTTAATTTTCGTTGGAGTTTTAATTATTTTCGAAATATACTTGCAGACAAGATTTACAGAAAAGGGGTAGCTTTCAAAGCAAAGCGGCACATAACATTGGGTTTGCTGCAAGGCTGGCTGGACATTGGAGCAATGGTCATTTTATCGCTGTTGTGCTTCATCTGGGCTGGACAAACATAGCTGGGCTTTTGTTTGTTAACTTGTACTTTTATATCTTTAATCAGCAGCGGTTCCGGGCGGACGAGCAATGAATTCCAGCCCTGCAGCAAGCCCTGCCCGTTGCCTGCTACTTTAAACGACCACCGTGCAAGAAATAAACCTTTCATCAAAAGAGCTTAAAAGTTTTCCACTTGACATCTTAGGTCTGACAGATGTTGAAAAGTTAGACTTATCAACGAACACAGGTTCGTGGGACAGTTGGCTTTATCCAAATGAGTTTATTTCATTGCCAAACGAAATTGCAAACTTAAAAAGTCTGACATATCTCAATTTGGCACGGACTTGTTTGGAATATTTACCTGAGACATTTAATCAATTAAATAACCTAACTTATCTTGACTTGTCCTCAAATAAGCTAACAGAGTTTCCAAAACCTGTTATAAAATTATTTCAATTAGAATACTTAGACCTTTCGGCTTGCACTATTTTGACCATACCAGACGAAATTGAAAATCTAAAAAAATTAAAAATTCTTAAGTTGGACAGTTGCGGCTTAGGGACAATTCCAAAAACTATTAGAAAGTTAGAAAGCTTAGAGGAACTGCATCTTTACAACAACTATCTGCA
This DNA window, taken from Panacibacter microcysteis, encodes the following:
- a CDS encoding leucine-rich repeat domain-containing protein is translated as MQEINLSSKELKSFPLDILGLTDVEKLDLSTNTGSWDSWLYPNEFISLPNEIANLKSLTYLNLARTCLEYLPETFNQLNNLTYLDLSSNKLTEFPKPVIKLFQLEYLDLSACTILTIPDEIENLKKLKILKLDSCGLGTIPKTIRKLESLEELHLYNNYLQKLPSEIGELKNLKILMLGSYENNHNQIKELPAEIGQLKNIEYIHLGNNKLKSLPRQIANCTKLKELALWCNEFEEIPEWLSEMNLKDLNFYTNKIQHLPTNYKFLTKIPKLTLDKHLDKELASKRKWKWF